From Watersipora subatra chromosome 8, tzWatSuba1.1, whole genome shotgun sequence, a single genomic window includes:
- the LOC137402061 gene encoding uncharacterized protein yields the protein MKAFIALAVLVGLAYAQPNPGVTTDASPAPVSATRSVIVPVEKPKVFTCSKKCDQKEFRKYQKDHLEEYLKEAKENMTKITRVLKNQFNCSEDEWKAIKQELPCKFNDKKFEEEKATIDARDDLSDDEKKEEKKKRNINSVVADCMIGMKWLKERIMPDEDGNMHSESPCVLPDRAARDALVEQAKRAEKNSPMAEP from the exons ATGAAAGCCTTCATTGCTCTGGCAGTTCTAGTTGGGCTGGCTTATGCCCAACCAAACCCAGGAGTCACCACTGACGCTTCACCAGCACCAGTATCCGCTACTAGATCTGTAATAGTGCCAGTCGAAAAGCCTAAAGTGTTTACGTGCTCAAAAAAATGTG ATCAGAAAGAGTTCCGAAAGTACCAGAAAGACCATTTAGAAGAGTACTTAAAAGAGGCCAAAGAAAACATGACAAAGATTACCCGAGTCTTGAAAAATCAGTTCAACTGCTCTGAAGATGAATGGAAAGCCATCAAGCAGGAGCTTCCATGCAAGTTTAACGATAAGAAGTTTGAAGAAGAGAAGGCTACAATAGATGCAAGAGATGACTTGAGTGATGATGAAAAGAAGGA AGAGAAGAAAAAGAGAAATATCAACAGTGTTGTTGCAGACTGCATGATAGGCATGAAGTGGCTGAAAGAAAGAATTATGCCAGATGAAGATGGAA ATATGCATTCAGAGAGTCCGTGTGTCCTGCCCGATCGAGCGGCAAGAGATGCGTTAGTAGAACAAGCGAAGCGAGCGGAAAAGAACAGCCCAATGGCAGAGCCATAG